The nucleotide window CTACTATACAAAGTGCTGGTTTGCAAATATGTTAGGGCCTCATTGCAGAAGATGATAAAttgaacaacaaaaacaaaCCTTTACTATTAGATTGAAGCTGGACACTGGATTACCAGACCTGCTTAGGCATCATATGCTGTAAGTCAAATGGAAAACATTGGTAAGAACCAGGAGTAATTTTCCAAATCATATGTAAAGTAAGGTGGTCAACCTCGTCTCTTTTTGACATCTTCAATCATCAGGGTGCCAGACTTACAGAATGGTGCATTTGGGGGGTCTATGTAGAGCATGACTAAACTTTCCCAGGAGTCATCTGTCAATTAGATTCTTTTTGTGCTCCTACGTTGTGAAAGTCTTAGTAAAGTTCTGTCTTTCTCAACCATGCTAATCAATGGATACGAGCAAGACTCATTACACCTTTTATGCATTTTGAAGATAGTATAGCTGAATGACTCTGAAGATTATCTGTCGTAACCAGTAGAGATCTGTCATACCATAGAAGACTAGTTTAGGTTCCGGTGAGATAGAATGCTCTTTCCAACCTAGGTCTCCGTGACTACACTAACTAGAAAATAAGAGGTATTTATAGGTCTAACTGTAATGATGTCCAAATATTCACAGTTGTCGTACAGTAGCCACTTTCCGGAAGGCCGTATTTAGAGTTAGGAATCTTTACAGGACTCCCTCAGTTACCAAAAGATTTAGCATCAGGACTGAGCTTCTGTATCCTTAACTTTGTGCATACACCAGCACCATGCTGTTTTTAGTCATTAAAATCTCTTAGGTAAAGAAAGAGATTAGAGGAAGATAATCTTGTGTTGCAGGCAGTGACCTTGGTTGTGTTCTATACCTCTATGTTGGACCACTGTGGCTTCTCATTGCGGAGGCTGTTGACATGCCAAGAAAAAATGCTAGGAAGCCTATGAAGCAAAATCTTTATTATTGTTTGATAGTTAGTGTCTTAAAATTCTTGTCGCTTACTACTTTTGTTCCAACATCTAATACCTGTTGAAACAGGTTTTATTAAGGATGACAGCCCATATTCGTCCAGCAACCAATCGGGTgcatattattttgaattttccaGGCCGCTGAGAACAGTGGATCGCCTTCAACAGGTAACAAAGTGTTAATGCAACATTAGTAATTGGATGAAATTCTGTTACAGTTGAAATTCCCTCTGGCAGAAGACTTTAGAGTAGTTCATTCTTTCTGTTCATACGCATTTCTTATTTACACAACTTAAACCTGCAAGAACAGAGTCTTGGCCTTTTGGGGTGGGGGAGGGTGCAAAGAACTTGAGACAAAAATGTTGTCATTTGTCAACCCCATTTTCCTTTTGTCTGCCAAATCATCCCTTTAATTTCTGCTGAGGTTTAGTTGATTGATTTTGAGGGGTGTGGATTTTTCGCAGGATGCTCAGTTCACAATTGGCAAAAGCAAGTAAGATGTCTGTGGCATTTTGGTACCCCATGGATGGAAAACCGTGGCACGGATCTGGTCATTTTTCAATTAGCTGCGATTGGATACTGCTGGATATCTTGCGTGCCACAGCGAAGTTCTTGGGATGCTGCTACAGCATTCTCCCTTCTCTTCAGCAGTGGCTTTTTGTATATCCATCTTTGTTGGGCATAGAGTCTCGAGAACCAAGAACATCCCTTCTACACCCATGAGCAATCTTTAAAACTGGGACAGGTTTCTGCAGATAACTTTTTTGCTTTCGAGTTGACGTTGATTAGATCATTCTTGATTCTAGTTCTGTGATAAAATAAAGAACTTTACACTTGGATTTTACAGTTTCTTTCTCTTCTGTGTTGGAATAgcatcaaaattcaaaactatATTGCTATGTCACTGACTGACTATACATTTCAAGATGCAAAAGTGTAAATCATGCAACTTGGAAAGGTTCCTTTGAGAACTATGTGAGCCATATGAGTCATATCAACTTCAATCCCAATACTAATTTTCTGCATATATTAAAGTTTTATGTCATTCCAAGCCAAGGCAGATCCAGGATTGAAGTGTATGAGTTCCTGTAATAATCTGAAATTAATTTCTAATGATAATCGGgttcaaaatcaaatatttacaaattttaatgGTGAAAAAGTTACTGGGCTCTTGAGAATCTGTACCTGAAGAGTTGGATCCCCCCTGATTCAGTTCTTTAAATTTGCACTTACGACCGAATATGCAGAGTagaggaaaagaaaatgaaaaatgtgaaatgAAAGAATTACCATAGTATACTTCTTTAAAGAACATATGTTACACAAAAAGAAGatggaaaagaaacaaaaccATATAGTAGGTAAAGATCCTTTTAATTATTCAGGACAAACACTTTTAAGCAATTCTTCAAGCTCACAACTCATTTCAATCCCATCTTCCTTAATTCTCAGTCTCATATCGTCTGTTGTTCTGTTGGCAGCTGCGTAAGTGCGAAGCAATGAACTATAGACATCACTACTAAGGCAATTTACCTTCTTCAGAAACTTGTAGAAATCCTCAGCACCATCAACATctttttcttcaacaaaatACTCGAGGAAATTACTTATGGTTTCATATTTTGGTCGCCATTTGTTTTCCTTTATCCGAGAAGCAATTGCTTCCATGCACTGTTGAGCAAAATTGATTTGACGCTTCCTCAAATAGAAAAGCATGAACATTTCCCAAGCCAAGAAGAAAGGTCCTTGTGACCTCTTCAAAGCACTATGAAAGACTTTCTCCGCATTGTTTAACATGTCATGTCTCAGATAAGCTCCAATGACATTATTTGCCAGCCTCATATCATAAGTAGAGCAGCTTGATTCCCATTCCTCGTAGTATTTCTTTAAACCATCCATGTCGTTATGCTTACTAAGGGACTGAAGAATGCAAGATAACTAGAATTGGTTAGATCCAAGGAACTCTTTAGAGAACCCCAAATACGATAAACCTCACCTAGATTAGATATTCTGGCGTGCAAACTAATCAAATAGCGGTAAGCCTGACGATTACGAGGTCCCATTTCTTCCTCAAGCTTCTTTAGAGCTACCTCAGCTTTTTCGTTATGCCCAGCCTAACATAGGCAACAGACAAGTTACTATATGTAGTCCAATCGCACTCCTTTGCATTCTCCTGTTTTAGCTCTTCGAAGATCCTTTCCACTCCTTATATATCATCTAAACAAGAATAGCTATTCATCCagatattatatgaaaatgtGCATAGTGGAACCTTTCTGCTCTTCATTTCCTGTACCAAAGGGGCAACTTTTTCTGGTTGCCCTAGTCTCATATATAACGACATAAGATTGTTGAATGCCAATGATTTATTTGTGAACTTCAATTGATCCATTTTCTCAAAGAAGGATAGCGCCTTGTCTGTCAGTTTTTCAACACAGTAGCAATTCAAGAGTGCTCCATAAGTGCTTTGATTCTGCATGGAGGGTGAGAGGCTGCCAAAGTATTTTTCAGCTGCAGTTATTCCTTGAACTTTTGCTATGAGATCCAATCGTACTCCATAATCACCATACGAAAAGTTTATACCTCTTTTCTCCATCCACTCCATTATCTGCAACAATAAATAGGAATATCAACTCATGATATACAAAATCATTTTATGTGGATATACTCCATCTAGATGGCATAACGAAACAATGTCTGCATAAACATATTCCTGGCGAACAGTTGATAGATAAATACAATACAATTGCAGCTGGTAAAATATCTCCTCTCTGGAGCGTaattccaaaagatctaactaGCTCATTATAACACAACAATCAACAATGCCTTATCAGTATTGCAAACTATTTGGGGTCGGCTATAAAAATCTCATATATGTATTCACATACCACTATATTCAGGGCATTCATTCCAATACCGGCTACCAATTTGTCTTAAGAGTTGATACAAGCTTGTTTCTTCTTGATATTTTTACATCTTATACAGGAACTGGTTAAGCCTGAAAACATGCCTTGCTCTTCGGAAAGGTTAGGAATGGGGAAGAAATAATGAGTCATTGACAAGAGGTTGGCGACTACAGATTGAGAACCCTTTTCGCTTACTTCTCACCATACCATAAACATTGTCATTTCTAAACTTAAATGTTCTAATTCCAGAACTATAGCAATCAATCTACCTCAATCCAGAATTAGTTAAAATCGGCTATATGAATCATCTATATCCATTCTACTACATTTGGACTCATTTGACTCTAATCCTAAACAATTCGTCCCTAAACTCCACACGAGTCTGTCAACCACAGTATAAATTAGTTATATCAGCAATGTAAACTATATACATTCCATTTTACCAGCTCATTTCATTCTATTACTAATAAAGTAAACTTGGTAAGCTAAATGATCAAGAGATTTCAGAGGGTATAGTATACTATACCTCAAGAGCATGCTGGTATCTTTTATATTTGCGGAGCTCCTTGATGCATTTTTCCAGTTCGTACTTCTTCACAACTCTGCCTTCTCTCGTATACGCATTTATTGTTTCAGTTACCGACCCTTTTGTGGCTCCTAAAGCCGACAATCTCCGGTAGAGCCTCGAATCTCTTCCACTCTGCTCCGCCGCCGTGAAACATAGTCTTCTGAGGTTCAGTCGGGTCTCGTTTGAGATCTGACGGGTAAAATTCCGGATCATTTTGGCCCGATAACTTTCTCAAGTATAACCTCCAGCTCGCATTCGCAAGGGTTTTTACTAGGGTTTAAGCATTCTCTTGCTTTTCTTTCCAATTTCACTCAAATATCTCCTCCTTATTTCTTAACTAATAAAGTTCTAGTTTACTTTCAAGTAGGGGTAttcatggtttggataaaaatcgatccaaaccgaaaaaccaaaccaaaccgattaaatgaatcgatttaatttgggttttggtttggtttggttttagattgttaagaatcgatagtatttggtttggttatgattttgcTCGAAAAAACCCGAAGAAATAACTGAACCGaaccaacaagttatatacataaattttattattatacatacataatatattttattcattaacaattttaaagatttgatatatgtttcatcaaaatttatttataatttacttatgaaggaaaaaatgtccaaggtgagaacatttttcttattggtttcatgtatatgagtgtctatggaaattctttgtgggactgaaaatgtcatTGCCTCTTTCTTCTATgtcaaaatagtgaattttgaaattttattcagtaaattcaatgatcgaAAGTTATGTAATgccagtcattctaactatttttcgtttgaatggattgttgtcacttttttcactttttgaatgacttgtttcttttatttttatgtatggttaataaccgaataaccaaaccagaCCAAACCAAAATcgaaaacaaccaaaccgataaatgtatattatatttggtttggtttggttttgataattttaaaaccgattaagttggtttggttttgattttgatcaataaccgacccaaaccaacccgtgaacacccctactttCAAGTatattaaaagaatattataaatattaagtatatttagtaattttatatttttgagaattgagtattattaaaagaaattagtATGTGATGTTAAGGATACAACTAAAGTTAATTGTCAATCtcaatcttaattttttttaaatggtaatTACTTGGAATAATTCTTTAAAACTAAAATGCCTATCAAATTTAAAACGGATggagtaatttattttagatgatTATTACTTGGTGTTACTTCTTCAAAATACaccaaaaattaatataaatatttcacCGTAAAgtcatattaattgatatataatattAGGTCTTGAGAATTGATTTTGAGAATagaatattattgaaaaatattatatgtgatgagtgacaagtaaaaatgtactctaatatatatttaatgtgatagacaagtaaaagtgaatggaatGAATATAGattaccaaaataatttataatcacccaaatatatataatttattttaaatcataaatttcaaaaatcttgaTTCATTCTTAAATTTTAGATACAATCATATAACCTACAGTTTGATAGGCATAAGAACACTTGAGATAGCATATGGCTTTACCATATCCATCTTATAAGTATCATTGGGAAGACATAATTTTGAAGCAGAAAGTTTCAGGACCAAAGCAATACACAGCGACCAAATCAAAATTGATTTCATCCataagctatgttgctcggCTCTTCCAAAACACAGCGGCCCCATGCCGTATCTCATCTTCCAAAAATAGAGTTACGGGAGGATTTGACATGGGTGAGGCAGTCTTTGGATGTCCTTACGATATAATCCACAAATAGCAAAAGTTAACAGTGCAATTGAAACAGCAGCCAAAGTGAATAATTTACACTTGTGTCTCTTCCATACTTGAGCCCTATGTTAAAATTTTCTGAAGTCCAGAAAGGTATTAAAGTTACAGGAACAATTTTGATGTATCAAGAAAACCAAATGCTACATATAAGATACACTCTTGGACAATAAAGATCATTTTACACGAACCATTTCAGAAGCACCATAACTTCCTCTCAAGCCATTTCTGCAATGGACGCCAATCTGATTGGACTTTGCACACTCCCTACTTGTTAAGGATATAACAATTTATCTTCCCTTCATTTCCTCGATGTGAATGGTGAGTTTGAAAGAAACGCTGCATCAACTTAAGACCATGATGGGGAGTGACACATAAACCAAGCATATCCCACAGTACTGCATCACCAAAATCATAGGAGGGGAATCAAACACCAACTAGACAGAAACTACAAGTACACAAATCTAAGCGAAATAACTGTGCAATAACTTAATACTATATAGAAGaccaagaaaaaaattgacccaaaaaaaagaagatcaagGTTAATTTGAAAGGAAAAGTACATTTTCCAACAAGTTGATTATCCCAGGATACCTAAATAACAAATCAACGATCCCAACCAGAAGGCCTCCGTCTTTCTCTGGACTTCTCCTTTGAACTGCAAGGGTGAAAAAAtgactttaattaatttaatgttCAAGTACTTCATTTACATTAATTGAGAAACCAGATGTAGATAAGGTGATATAGTCACCTCTCTGAACTTTTCTGGTTAGCTCCATCTCTAGCTGGCTGACTAGAAGTATATGCCCCAGATGTTGCAGCAGTAAATGTGGAACTAATATGGGAAGTATTACTATTTCCACCTATAGTCCCACCAGAGACAAAACCTTGCAAGACCATTTTCTTGTTGGGAAACGCGCCAGCTGTGTTATTCATCCCTTGATTTTGAGACTTTGATGATGCAGCAACAAAGCTACTTTTAAATTGTGCCATCATTCCTGTCCTCAGGGAATTAACAGCTGCAGAACGGCTTGGAGCAGCGCTCTGGGGAGGGTTATTTGATTCAGGATTGTATCCAATCCCTAGACCAAAATCCACACCTCGTACACCTTTATTGTTTCCTCCTCCCCTTCCTTTGGCCCTTTTTCCACCTGAAGGCATAAAATTCTCATTAATAGTTTGGTTAGGCAATCAAGAATCTAAAGAAATCCCACTTCCCTTCTCCCCAAGCTTTACAGTTGTTAAAAGGAGGGTGGATCAATAGAACAAAATCCCCAAGAGTTACTATATGGAACCATCAGTGCCCATCAATGTACGATTTTGGGGAAAATCTTCAATAAGATCAACAATAAGAATAAATCCTTACCTCCTTTCCTTGCATCCCTTTTGGACCGAAACCTTCCGTCCTAAATTTTACACACAATAAATTTAATCATGCAAACAGAACAAGATCTGAGTATTTTAAACAACAACCCAAATAAGAAGCACAAAACAAGGAGCAAAAAATGACAATAAATGTCTAAAATAATGCTGTGCTCAGAAGGTGCTTAATCAAGAAAAGGAAATTCACCAATCATCCAAACAAAAGAGATATCTCCAGAAGACCAAAGTGGAGCAATAATCCAAAAGAAAGAAGACGCTACAACAGTTTCTGCAAGACCTTATCATCCACAGTGGGAACAGAAGTAGGAAATACAAAGAATATCTCCACAACCATGGTTTACACTTTACACCAGGGAACGGCATTGAACCTGTAGTTATGTACCCTATATGTTATGGATGAGCTAACTGACATTATACCCGATGAGGTCCCGCTGTGTAAGCCATTTGCAGACGATATTATTCTAATCGACAAAATTAACAAGGGTGTCAACCAAAGTCCAAAGGCTTGGAATGTGGAGAAGCACACCAGATAGTAAGAGCTTAAGGATAAGAGAGACTAAATATACTGCAAATTAAGTTAGCATACGAACATTCAAGTTGGGGTGAAGTTCAGACAGAATTGaacttgtcttttttttatttagatatataGATTTGATGATCCAGAGAATAGTGTAATAAATGAGGGTTCACACAGAATCAAAAAGGGATGGTTGAATTGGTTATGTGTTGCCGATCTGTTATGTGACGGAAGGATACCTACTAAATGAGGGAAGTTTTATACAACAGTTGTAAGACTAGCACCATTGTATGGGAGTAAATATTACTGTgagaaatataagaaaagaatattattgaattgtgtatctaaatagttacattgagaccctatttatagacactacattggaatccttttccaactaggattcctattcttattcctattcctattcctattcctatttctattctaagtaggaaatacatatttctattctaacaattacatatctaAAATCCACAAGAAAAATGTTGCAAGACTGGTTTTTAAGACAAATAGAATATTCTACATGATTAGACAAAATTAGAAATGACCACATTCGCCAAAAGGTGCAACACAGACAGAGAGAATAAATAAGAGGTTGAGTGAAGGAGTTAAAAGTGTGATGCAGACCTAAAATCACATGAAAATTTATCTCAAAAAACCTATGATCTATTGGAATCTATGCAGCAATAGCGGAAAATAAAATACTCCCACTGCCCAATTCATGTGGCAGACTATCCTTTTTAATCCATCCGAAATAGAATGTCACCTATCTATAATTAGAAAGAGTACAACTTTAAAATTGCCCTTTTAGCCTTGATGAAATGATTCATAGCCACACAAATGTCTAAGGTTTATTTTAGACTACACATTCCAAaagtcttcttttctttctttaactTTGTGCAAGTCAAACGGTGCCACTCaaattgggacggagggagcAGCGTCTTTGCCTCTGCTgagatttgaacttgagacctcatggttcCCAAACTACTCCATTGACCAATAGGCCACATCCTTGGTTTCCGTCTCTAGATAGTTCTCACTATCTACATATCATACCTTACCAGGTGCTACACGATACTACATAGTCTAATAACATTTCTACCAAGGTTTACATACTCCTATTTTCCAATTCACatccataaataaaatagttaatatttcatatattaGCTTGGCATCTCAAGATACTCCTGCTAGGTTTTTTAAGATGTCTACAATAAAACTCAGCTAGACAAGAAAGGCTTGGAGGCTTCTTGTGTTGCAATGACTATGTAATCTCCAAATCATGTTAAAGCATCTCTGATCCATCCTTCAATTGTATACTTCAACATGAATCCTAGCAACCCGTGATTGTGCGACAATTGAATCCCAGCAGCCCACAACATTGCATCCTTGGACTCGTATTTCGTTTGAGAAACCAAAAGAACAAATAAGTATTCTCTGATCTATCATCGTAGCTTTCTAGTAAAGAATATCTATGGAAAGGATGTCATTATAAATTTTGACTTCAAAAGGGAAAATGTTTCCCTTTTTCTTGGTTCatcttttactttaattttgtgTCTGAGTGAGTGGCACACAAACTTGAGCAGTGGCAATGAATGGAAGAGGTGAATATCACAAAATGTAATGCACTTGGTGAAATTTAAGAGgataaaacaagaaaatagaATCCTTAATCCTAAGcttcaagcatttcaaataaaaaatatagaagtaCCTTCATAGCAAGGTCCATTAGTTCCACGGACACAGTTTGACCAGCAGCAACCAAACTGTTCGCCAGTTCACCAGCAAAACGTGCTTCCTTATGAGTAATAAGAGTGTAGGCCGTTCCATCTTTGTCACCAGCACGACCTGTTCTCCCAATTCTGTGAACATGCATGTCCATATCTTTAGCTATATCATAGTTCACCACTGACTTAAGTGATTTGATGTCAAGACCACGAGCAGCAACATCAGTTGCGATGAGAACATGATATATACCAGATTTAAATTTTTGTAGCGTCTCCGTACGAGAAACTTGATCCTTGTCACCATGGAGAGCTGCAACTCTAAATCCCTTCTGAGCCAATTGGGATTCAATCTCATCCACTGTTGCCTTTTTCGAAGCAAAGACAAGAACATCACCATTGTCAATCAGTCCAGGGAGCTTCTCCAGAAGCCAAGGCAATTTTTCAGCATCAGAAGGAATCACTTCAACTATTTGTGTAATATCCTCATTAGCCGTGCCAATCTCACCCACAGTAACTCTTACGGGATCCGTCAATATTTCTCTGGCAAGCTTCTCAACTTTGCGGGGCATAGTTGCTGAAAAGAGCAATGTTTGGCGATCAGGTCGAATTTGACCAACAATGGACCTTATCTGAGGCTCGAAACCAAGGTCAAACATCCGATCAGCCTCATCAAGCACTAGATAAGTTGCTCTCAACATTGTAAATGCCTTCTTTCTGATCATATCTATCAACCTCCCTGGAGTAGCAACAACAATCTCACACCCTGCCTTTAGTTCTTTGTATTGATCCAATTTAGACATTCCTCCATAAACTGCAGACACACGGATACCATGCGATTTCGAAAATTTCTTTGCCTCCACAAATATTTGATGTGCTAATTCCCTAGTGGGTGCACAAATAACTCCAATGGGGCCTTCTTCTTTCTGAAGTTCAGGCTGATCCATGATGTGGACAATCATAGGAAGCACAAAAGCAGCAGTCTTACCGGATCCAGTTTTAGCAATACCAATAATATCTCTCCCAGAGAGCACAATTGGTAATGCTTGACACTGTATTGGTGTAGGCTTTTCATAACCCTGTTTACTGATAGCTTTCATCAACTCAACAGAAAAACCAGAGTCTTCAAATGTCTTAATTGGCCTTGGTACATCAAAGCCTGATACACGAATGGCCAAGCTTGTCCTATATTCATTAACTTCCTGATCGCTCATACCTGCATAAAGCAAAAGCATTAACCTGGATGAAGGAAGATACTGATTACAGATAATGTGCAATCCAAAGAAGAACTAGCAAAACGATAATGGCTACTTGCAATCACCATGAAGAGCTGGGCTCCTTATTGACTGCACTAAACAACCCTACATTCAAAATACACATGAATACAAGGAGAACCAATAAAATAATGCTGAACTGGGGCTCAGCTCCAACCCCATACAAGTAGAATCAAATTACAACAGACTCCATACAAATGTTGGGAAATATGGAGGACAAGATGCAGTAATAAATTTGAGGCCATCAAACCTTCCATATACAGAACTATCACTAATATTGTGTACACTATTTTGCAGGTAACAATGAGAAGATTTGGAAAAGATAATCTGGGACAGAACTGGAGAAGTATTTGTCAAGTCTGTGATGCCACACTTCAACAAAGAACTGTCACCATTGTCAAATGGATAAGACCACCGCCTCAGCTAGTGAAACTCAATAGTGATGGAAGTTGCATCCAAGGAATATGTGGACGTGGTGGACTCATCAGAAATAGCCAGGGGATCACTCTATGAGCATACTCTATTACCCTAGGCCCTGGTACCAGTAACATGGCAGATGCAGCAGCTACGCTCTATGGCTTGAACTGGTGCGACTATAGGAACCTAGTGTTGAGTATTGCAGAACTCTCTTTTGCTCACAAAGTGTAAAAGGTGAATGGGAATCTCCTTGGAATATTGATAGCTACATCAAAGCAACTCAAAGTGTAGTTATACTGACAGCTACATCAAATAGATTCAGAATTTAGTTGAAGTTCATGGAAGCTAATAAACCTGCTGGTAAGCTGGCATCCCTAAGCCATGGTCATAATGAAAGCCAGGTGTTAAACTCCCTGTCTAATCTGCCTCAGCAAGTGAAGGGTCTCATGGAGTTATCCATCTTTCAGGAACAAAAAAACTAAGAGCCCGTTCGGATTGGCCTATTCAAGTGCTTTTAAGCTGAAATTGCTTGTAAGCACTTTTGGAGTGTTCGGGTAAGTTaaaaaagtgcttataagcacttagCTTTAAGctaaaaataagccaaaagccataagttagAATAAGCTCAAATTATAACTTTTTGCACATCAATGATCAATAGAAacaatgtttaaataaaatttacaacaGTCCCCAAACCAACACTTCTAAAATGGATTCATCATATTTAAGTTCAAACAAAGGACCAAAGCACCAGGGAAACGTTAGGGATTAGTCTCATTCcaaaagaaactaaaaacaGCATATATTCGTGAAGTGTCAACATTTACTACCAAAAAACTAAAACCACCCACATTACAATTTTCATAACAGAAAAGGGTTAAATATACCCGTCGTTATACTTTTGGTATAAAAAAATACCTCGCGTTATACTTTTGGCCAAAATATACCCCTCCCGTTATACTTCGGCACAAATTTGCCCTTATTTTGACGAAGGGACACGTGGCAAGCTCAAAATCAAATGGCCGATGTGAttcccaattttatttttatttttttgataatcgaGAAATCCGTTTGTGA belongs to Solanum stenotomum isolate F172 chromosome 1, ASM1918654v1, whole genome shotgun sequence and includes:
- the LOC125853188 gene encoding DEAD-box ATP-dependent RNA helicase 24, whose amino-acid sequence is MSKRKFGFEGFGINRQTTYNFERNQAPQRLYVPPSSRSGGSHDNYEDTDLDNIEYDEHEAVGGNNDDGGGGGGEDDEIDPLDAFMEGIHEEMKAAPPPKPKEKLDKYKDDVDDDPMESFLRAKKDVGLQLAADALHAGYNSDEEVYAAAKAVDAGLVEYDSDDNPIVVDKKKIEPITALDHSEIDYEPFNKDFYEEKPSISGMSDQEVNEYRTSLAIRVSGFDVPRPIKTFEDSGFSVELMKAISKQGYEKPTPIQCQALPIVLSGRDIIGIAKTGSGKTAAFVLPMIVHIMDQPELQKEEGPIGVICAPTRELAHQIFVEAKKFSKSHGIRVSAVYGGMSKLDQYKELKAGCEIVVATPGRLIDMIRKKAFTMLRATYLVLDEADRMFDLGFEPQIRSIVGQIRPDRQTLLFSATMPRKVEKLAREILTDPVRVTVGEIGTANEDITQIVEVIPSDAEKLPWLLEKLPGLIDNGDVLVFASKKATVDEIESQLAQKGFRVAALHGDKDQVSRTETLQKFKSGIYHVLIATDVAARGLDIKSLKSVVNYDIAKDMDMHVHRIGRTGRAGDKDGTAYTLITHKEARFAGELANSLVAAGQTVSVELMDLAMKDGRFRSKRDARKGGGKRAKGRGGGNNKGVRGVDFGLGIGYNPESNNPPQSAAPSRSAAVNSLRTGMMAQFKSSFVAASSKSQNQGMNNTAGAFPNKKMVLQGFVSGGTIGGNSNTSHISSTFTAATSGAYTSSQPARDGANQKSSESSKEKSRERRRPSGWDR